One Elaeis guineensis isolate ETL-2024a chromosome 10, EG11, whole genome shotgun sequence genomic window carries:
- the LOC105059747 gene encoding LOW QUALITY PROTEIN: two-component response regulator ARR18 (The sequence of the model RefSeq protein was modified relative to this genomic sequence to represent the inferred CDS: inserted 2 bases in 1 codon): MPEVSGLEFLTIVKDELDLPIIMMSHDKRLETMKICHKLGACFFVIKPLDVNTAKNLWQHIIFSACFQRENFEGETRESSSKRASQISDAILNDXKQKEKNHKGKNVLIANTASQCDSLNLENTMEMEISKSSEAKKGKGGEQITSKDDENSRKARKRRVWDEYLEQKFRVANETLGRDAVPSKIMKHMNIEGITRRQVASHLQKYRLKEKNMPFSPSIPDMFGPGTEMAQFKQVSNQYGLFTTQGCLNCVTLKPSVPVTQMLSFGLQLPLSFNSYPNLTCMQSCNDNSGLHQPKNESQNQLASHFGMTAEIPSLQSTSTFATNVNNVMGLGGVIPCSFEAAIQTQQLNTDVQFSSSFRAITQMQQFDCGTRVSESFREIHQPQLLNDMDEISDSSCNLVSEYTDAGLVGNNSNDIDATQCKANEQHTHLVSENIMTNDACVDGAATNANQFSITDSEQQHNVSEENTLLVSEYTRNDLTTNGAVINANQSSVNNFEQQYAGSHVVENSKVVEEEDLNHSTEDFACGDDSWLLMLEDSFEFDFI; the protein is encoded by the exons ATGCCAGAAGTTAGCGGTTTAGAGTTCCTCACCATTGTGAAGGATGAACTAGATCTGCCAATTATTA TGATGTCACATGATAAACGGTTGGAGACTATGAAGATATGTCACAAGCTAGGAGCTTGTTTCTTCGTGATTAAACCGTTAGATGTCAATACTGCAAAGAACCTTTGGCAACATATCATCTTCAGTGCCTGCTttcaaagagagaattttgaaGGTGAAACAAGAGAATCAAGCTCAAAACGGGCATCACAAATATCTGACGCAATTCTAAATGA caaacagaaagaaaaaaatcataaaggGAAAAATGTATTGATTGCTAATACTGCAAGCCAATGTGATTCTCTCAATCTTGAAAACACAATGGAAATGGAAATTTCAAAATCAAGTGAAGCCAAGAAAGGTAAAGGGGGGGAACAAATCACTAGCAAAGATGATGAAAACTCTAGAAAAGCGAGGAAAAGGAGGGTTTGGGATGAGTATTTAGAGCAGAAGTTCCGTGTCGCCAATGAGACATTAGGCAGAG ATGCTGTTCCAAGCAAGATAATGAAACACATGAACATTGAGGGCATAACGCGAAGACAAGTGGCAAGCCACTTACAG AAGTATCGTTTAAAAGAAAAGAACATGCCATTCAGCCCATCAATTCCTGACATGTTTGGACCAGGCACTGAAATGGCTCAATTTAAACAAGTTTCCAATCAATATGGGCTTTTTACCACACAAGGCTGTTTAAATTGCGTCACCCTGAAACCTTCAGTTCCTGTCACTCAAATGCTTTCATTTGGATTGCAACTGCCTCTGAGTTTTAACAGTTATCCTAATTTAACCTGCATGCAATCCTGCAATGACAATTCGGGCCTTCATCAGCCTAAAAATGAGAGCCAGAACCAACTAGCTTCACATTTTGGAATGACTGCAGAGATCCCATCTTTACAGTCTACAAGCACCTTTGCCACTAACGTGAACAACGTTATGGGATTGGGAGGTGTGATTCCTTGTTCATTTGAAGCAGCCATTCAAACACAACAACTAAATACTGATGTCCAATTCTCTTCATCCTTCAGAGCAATTACCCAGATGCAACAATTTGATTGTGGTACTCGAGTCTCAGAATCTTTCAGAGAAATCCATCAGCCACAACTACTTAATGATATGGACGAAATATCTGATAGCAGTTGCAACTTAGTATCTGAATATACTGATGCTGGATTGGTTGGGAACAACTCTAACGATATTGATGCAACTCAGTGCAAGGCAAATGAACAACATACTCATCTGGTTTCAGAAAATATAATGACAAATGATGCTTGTGTTGATGGAGCAGCAACGAATGCTAATCAGTTCTCAATCACCGATTCTGAGCAGCAGCACAATGTAAGTGAAGAAAATACTCTTTTGGTTTCAGAGTATACGAGAAATGATCTTACTACTAATGGGGCAGTGATAAATGCAAACCAGTCCTCAGTTAATAATTTTGAGCAGCAGTACGCTGGTTCTCATGTTGTGGAGAACTCCAAggtagtagaagaagaagatttaaATCATAGCACAGAAGACTTTGCCTGTGGTGATGATTCTTGGCTGTTGATGCTTGAAGACTCTTTTGAGTTTGACTTCATTTGA